In a genomic window of Pseudomonas mohnii:
- a CDS encoding LysE family translocator, producing MYSNYLSEFLALAMIHFLAVVAPGPDFAVTIRQSVRFGRMIGICTALGIGAGISVHVLYTLLGVGALMHTTPWLLTVAKVVGGAYILYLGVSLLRSKPKTVAEGNNDANEPFVEQTMLKAFTTGFLTNASNPKATLFFLAIFTTLISATTPLKIQALYGVWMCFVNALWFVIVALFFSSARVRLLFMRMGHWFERTMGVVLILFAGRLILSM from the coding sequence ATGTATTCGAACTACCTGAGCGAGTTTCTGGCGCTGGCGATGATCCACTTTCTGGCGGTGGTCGCTCCCGGCCCTGACTTCGCCGTGACGATTCGCCAGAGTGTGCGTTTCGGCCGGATGATCGGGATTTGCACGGCATTGGGGATCGGCGCGGGAATTTCAGTACACGTGCTGTACACCTTGTTGGGCGTCGGCGCGCTGATGCACACCACTCCCTGGCTGTTGACGGTGGCCAAGGTCGTGGGCGGCGCCTACATTCTGTACCTCGGTGTCAGCCTGTTGCGCAGCAAACCGAAAACCGTGGCGGAGGGCAATAACGACGCCAACGAACCGTTCGTCGAGCAAACGATGCTGAAAGCCTTCACCACCGGTTTTCTGACCAACGCCTCAAACCCCAAAGCCACTCTGTTTTTCCTGGCGATTTTTACCACCCTCATCAGCGCCACGACCCCACTGAAGATTCAGGCGCTGTACGGAGTCTGGATGTGTTTCGTAAACGCATTGTGGTTTGTCATCGTTGCACTGTTCTTTTCCAGTGCACGGGTGCGATTGTTGTTCATGCGCATGGGACACTGGTTTGAACGCACCATGGGGGTGGTCCTGATCCTGTTTGCCGGCAGGCTGATTCTGTCGATGTAA
- the pyrF gene encoding orotidine-5'-phosphate decarboxylase produces MSACQTPIIVALDFPTRDAALKLADQLDPKLCRVKVGKELFTSCASEIVGTLRDKGFDVFLDLKFHDIPNTTAMAVKAAAEMGVWMVNVHCSGGLRMMAACREVLDKRSGPQPLLIGVTVLTSMEREDLAGIGLDIEPQEQVLRLAALAEKAGMDGLVCSALEAQALKSAHPSLKLVTPGIRPAGSSQDDQRRILTPRQALDAGSDYLVIGRPISQAADPAKALASVVAELA; encoded by the coding sequence ATGTCCGCCTGCCAGACTCCTATCATCGTCGCCCTGGATTTCCCTACCCGTGACGCCGCACTGAAGCTGGCCGATCAGTTGGACCCGAAACTGTGCCGGGTCAAAGTCGGTAAAGAGCTGTTCACCAGCTGTGCATCGGAAATCGTCGGCACCCTGCGCGACAAGGGTTTCGACGTGTTCCTGGACCTCAAGTTCCACGATATTCCCAACACCACCGCCATGGCCGTCAAGGCCGCTGCGGAGATGGGCGTGTGGATGGTCAACGTGCATTGCTCCGGTGGCCTGCGCATGATGGCGGCCTGCCGTGAAGTGCTGGACAAGCGCAGTGGCCCGCAACCGCTGTTGATCGGCGTGACCGTGCTGACCAGCATGGAACGTGAGGATCTGGCGGGTATCGGCCTGGATATCGAGCCGCAGGAGCAGGTCCTGCGCCTGGCCGCGCTGGCGGAAAAAGCCGGGATGGACGGTCTGGTGTGCTCGGCGCTGGAGGCCCAAGCCCTGAAGTCGGCACATCCGTCGTTGAAGCTGGTGACACCGGGCATTCGCCCGGCGGGCAGTTCCCAGGACGATCAGCGCCGCATCCTGACCCCGCGCCAGGCATTGGATGCCGGTTCCGACTACCTGGTGATCGGCCGTCCGATCAGCCAGGCGGCTGATCCGGCGAAGGCGTTGGCTTCGGTTGTGGCCGAACTCGCCTAA
- a CDS encoding PLP-dependent aminotransferase family protein: protein MELRIDRQALVPIVQQIVDALTCWLRCNGVPPGIRLPSVRQIARINLLSQSSVMEACERLVAQGVLVSRHGSVFFVAAAQSAGQGQQDTSRFEGTQINQGSLLSALKLGCGGLPESWRETDDLSYAIREVSRTDMAGLFNYSTPLGLPFLRQQILKRLNKLDIKVDDSRILTTAGASQGLDLIVRTFFKPGDCAVVESPGYPLLFDLLRLHGVNLLEMPRTPCGPDATVLETLLLKHQPRGVFINSFCHNPTGSSLAPKVALQVLQLANKHGVLVIEDDVYADLHCGPGVRLAALDDGVIYVGSYSKTLSSSLRVGFVVAGAEAIARLAQVKMISSMGASLFGESVLACLLANGAYRKLVQRQRQRLNGVGLAALQLLEDADWEVFGKPVGGLFIWARSRMSDYAHVRTQAQRFGVLLSSKTAFSPSGAANDWQRINVAFACDPQARAFFQSTAPDRPQAF from the coding sequence ATGGAGTTGAGAATCGATCGACAGGCTTTGGTGCCGATTGTGCAGCAAATTGTCGATGCGCTGACCTGTTGGCTGCGTTGTAACGGTGTGCCGCCGGGTATACGTTTGCCTTCGGTGCGGCAAATCGCGCGAATCAATCTGCTCAGTCAATCAAGTGTCATGGAGGCCTGTGAACGTCTGGTGGCGCAAGGTGTACTGGTATCGCGTCATGGCAGCGTTTTTTTCGTCGCCGCTGCGCAGTCGGCCGGTCAGGGGCAGCAGGACACATCGCGGTTCGAAGGGACACAAATCAATCAAGGCTCGTTATTGAGCGCGTTGAAACTGGGTTGCGGTGGACTGCCCGAAAGCTGGCGCGAGACGGACGACCTGAGTTACGCAATCCGCGAGGTCAGTCGTACCGACATGGCCGGGTTGTTCAACTACAGCACGCCGCTGGGCTTGCCATTCCTGCGCCAACAGATCCTCAAGCGCCTGAACAAACTGGATATCAAGGTGGACGACAGTCGAATCCTGACCACCGCGGGTGCCAGTCAGGGCTTGGACCTGATCGTGCGAACCTTCTTCAAGCCGGGCGATTGTGCAGTGGTGGAAAGTCCCGGTTATCCCTTGCTGTTCGATTTGCTCAGGCTGCACGGGGTGAACTTGCTCGAAATGCCGCGAACCCCCTGTGGTCCGGACGCCACAGTGCTGGAGACGCTGTTGCTCAAGCATCAGCCGCGTGGAGTGTTCATCAATAGTTTCTGCCACAACCCGACGGGCAGCAGCCTGGCGCCAAAAGTGGCGCTGCAAGTGCTGCAGTTGGCGAACAAGCATGGCGTGCTGGTCATCGAGGATGATGTCTATGCGGACCTGCACTGTGGCCCCGGTGTTCGGCTGGCTGCGCTGGATGACGGTGTGATCTACGTCGGCAGTTACTCCAAGACCCTCAGCAGTTCTCTGCGGGTCGGCTTTGTGGTGGCGGGTGCCGAGGCGATTGCGCGACTGGCGCAGGTCAAGATGATCAGCAGCATGGGAGCGTCGCTGTTTGGTGAATCGGTGCTGGCCTGTCTGTTGGCCAACGGCGCATACCGTAAATTGGTGCAACGCCAGCGCCAGCGCTTGAATGGTGTCGGGCTGGCGGCGTTACAGTTGCTCGAAGACGCTGACTGGGAGGTGTTCGGCAAGCCCGTCGGTGGCCTGTTCATCTGGGCGCGATCACGGATGTCCGACTACGCTCATGTGCGGACCCAGGCGCAGCGCTTTGGTGTCTTGCTCTCATCGAAGACGGCCTTCAGCCCCAGCGGTGCGGCCAATGACTGGCAACGCATCAATGTGGCCTTTGCCTGTGATCCGCAAGCCCGCGCTTTTTTTCAGTCCACCGCTCCGGATCGACCTCAAGCGTTCTGA
- a CDS encoding PA2817 family protein: protein MSNIVADHLVLLDHLRSILVAVGEADQVPEESHALFLERFDELRALLPVDPIESQYLGQDILCQVITRYPQIAHLVPRDLLWYFAGDCLHYMPDDEIDLYQALEERRFEAEQNDEPFDWNQEKQLLALSNEDSKH, encoded by the coding sequence GTGTCCAACATCGTTGCCGATCATCTCGTTTTGCTCGACCACTTGCGCAGCATCCTGGTCGCCGTAGGTGAGGCCGACCAGGTTCCCGAAGAAAGCCATGCCTTGTTCCTGGAGCGCTTCGACGAATTGCGTGCGTTGCTGCCGGTCGACCCGATCGAAAGCCAATACCTGGGCCAGGACATTCTGTGTCAGGTGATCACCCGCTACCCGCAAATCGCCCACCTGGTCCCGCGCGACTTGCTGTGGTACTTCGCCGGCGATTGCCTGCATTACATGCCCGACGATGAAATCGACCTGTACCAGGCCCTGGAAGAACGTCGTTTCGAAGCCGAACAGAACGACGAACCTTTCGACTGGAACCAGGAAAAACAGCTGCTGGCGTTGTCGAATGAAGACAGCAAGCACTGA
- a CDS encoding SDR family oxidoreductase: MSMTFSGKVAVVTGAANGIGRATAQAFAAEGLKVVVADMDTAGGEGTVALIRTAGGEATFVRCNVTVESDVKNLMDEVVNTYGRLDYAFNNAGIEIEKGKLAEGTIDEFDAIMGVNVKGVWLCMKYQLPLLLAQGGGAIVNTASVAGLGAAPKMSIYAASKHAVIGLTKSAAIEYAKKKIRVNAVCPAVIDTDMFRRAYEADPKKGEFANAMHPVGRIGKVEEIASAVLYLCSDGAAFTTGHSLAVDGGVTAF, encoded by the coding sequence ATGAGCATGACCTTTTCCGGCAAGGTCGCCGTCGTCACGGGCGCGGCCAATGGTATCGGCCGCGCGACCGCCCAGGCATTCGCCGCCGAAGGCTTGAAGGTGGTGGTGGCCGATATGGACACGGCGGGGGGCGAGGGCACCGTGGCGCTCATTCGTACGGCGGGCGGCGAAGCGACGTTCGTGCGCTGCAACGTCACCGTGGAAAGCGATGTGAAAAACCTGATGGATGAGGTCGTGAATACCTACGGCCGTCTCGACTATGCCTTCAACAATGCCGGTATCGAGATCGAGAAGGGCAAACTGGCAGAAGGCACGATCGACGAGTTCGACGCGATCATGGGCGTCAATGTCAAAGGCGTCTGGCTGTGCATGAAATACCAGTTGCCGTTGCTGCTGGCCCAGGGGGGCGGTGCGATCGTCAACACTGCCTCGGTGGCGGGCCTCGGGGCGGCGCCTAAGATGAGCATCTACGCGGCATCGAAACACGCGGTGATCGGCCTGACCAAATCGGCGGCCATTGAATACGCCAAGAAAAAGATCCGGGTCAACGCGGTGTGCCCGGCGGTGATCGACACCGACATGTTCCGTCGCGCTTATGAGGCCGATCCAAAGAAAGGCGAGTTCGCCAATGCCATGCACCCGGTCGGTCGCATTGGCAAGGTCGAGGAAATCGCCAGTGCGGTGTTGTACCTGTGCAGCGACGGCGCGGCGTTCACCACCGGGCACTCGTTGGCCGTGGATGGCGGCGTCACGGCTTTTTAA
- a CDS encoding LysR family transcriptional regulator has protein sequence MSINLPLPLLGEMAIFVKVVETGSFSEAARQLGTSPSAVSRSISRLEKALATRLLQRTTRKLRLSDGGEEVFKRCREMVNAARSVMEISGQFTDEPEGVVRLSVPKAVGRIVIHPHIPEFLRRYPKVDVELLLEDRQVDLIDDHVDLAIRITDRPPAGLVGRQLLTIDHLLCATPQYLAEHGTPTHPHDLLNHSCIYLGETPSDARWKFKKGSKSVTVGVRGRYAANHTGVRFGAVLQHIGIGSLPYFTARRALEKGLMVQVLPDWTFLASYHGGAWLLHSPTRYLPPKLRVLIDYLVECMEKEPTLGKPGKPGKLATAVSEYELPESDGLF, from the coding sequence TTGAGCATAAATCTTCCGCTGCCGTTGCTCGGTGAAATGGCGATTTTCGTCAAGGTCGTCGAGACCGGCAGCTTCTCCGAGGCGGCCCGGCAATTGGGCACTTCACCTTCGGCGGTGAGCCGTAGCATTTCGCGCCTGGAGAAGGCGCTGGCCACTCGCTTGCTACAACGCACCACGCGCAAATTGCGTTTGAGTGACGGTGGCGAAGAGGTGTTCAAGCGTTGCCGGGAGATGGTCAATGCCGCTCGTTCAGTGATGGAAATCAGTGGTCAGTTTACGGATGAGCCTGAGGGCGTGGTGCGTCTCAGTGTGCCGAAAGCGGTGGGCCGTATCGTGATTCACCCGCATATACCGGAGTTTCTGCGCCGCTATCCCAAAGTGGATGTTGAGTTGTTGCTTGAGGATCGTCAGGTGGATTTGATCGACGATCACGTCGACCTGGCGATTCGCATCACCGATCGGCCCCCTGCGGGTCTGGTGGGGCGGCAGTTACTGACGATTGACCATTTGCTTTGTGCGACGCCGCAGTATCTGGCTGAACACGGAACGCCAACTCATCCCCATGATTTGCTCAACCACAGCTGCATCTACCTGGGTGAAACCCCGAGCGATGCGCGCTGGAAGTTCAAGAAAGGCAGCAAATCAGTCACCGTGGGTGTGCGCGGGCGATACGCCGCCAACCACACGGGTGTCCGTTTTGGCGCCGTTTTGCAGCACATCGGTATTGGCAGCCTGCCGTACTTTACGGCGCGCCGTGCCTTGGAGAAGGGCTTAATGGTGCAGGTGCTGCCGGACTGGACTTTTCTGGCGTCCTACCACGGCGGCGCCTGGTTGCTGCATTCGCCCACTCGCTACCTGCCTCCCAAGCTACGGGTGTTGATCGATTACCTGGTGGAGTGCATGGAGAAAGAGCCGACGTTGGGCAAACCCGGTAAGCCGGGCAAGCTGGCTACGGCGGTTTCGGAGTATGAATTGCCTGAGAGTGACGGCTTGTTTTAA
- a CDS encoding NADP-dependent oxidoreductase encodes MTTQTNRQFLLAKRPVGAATRETFTYQEVPVGEPAAGQILVKNEYLSLDPAMRGWMNEGKSYIPPVGLGEVMRALGVGKVIASNNPGFAVGDYVNGALGVQDYFLGEPRGFYKVDPKLAPLPRYLSALGMTGMTAYFALLDVGAPKAGDTVVLSGAAGAVGSIAGQIAKIKGCRVVGIAGGADKCQFLIDELGFDGAIDYKNEDVIAGLKRECPKGVDVYFDNVGGDILDAVLSRLNLKARVVICGAISQYNNKEAVKGPANYLSLLVNRARMEGFVVMDYAAQFAAAGQEMAGWMAKGQLKSKEDIVEGLETFPETLMKLFSGENFGKLVLKV; translated from the coding sequence ATGACTACCCAGACCAATCGCCAGTTCCTGCTCGCCAAACGCCCCGTAGGCGCGGCAACCCGCGAGACGTTCACCTATCAGGAAGTACCGGTCGGCGAGCCGGCTGCGGGTCAGATCCTGGTCAAAAACGAATACCTGTCCCTCGACCCGGCCATGCGTGGCTGGATGAACGAAGGCAAGTCCTACATCCCGCCGGTGGGCCTGGGTGAAGTCATGCGCGCCCTGGGCGTGGGCAAGGTCATCGCCTCGAACAATCCCGGATTTGCGGTTGGGGACTACGTCAACGGTGCGCTGGGTGTGCAGGATTACTTCCTCGGCGAACCGCGCGGTTTCTACAAGGTCGATCCGAAACTGGCACCGCTGCCGCGTTACCTGTCCGCCCTGGGCATGACCGGCATGACCGCTTACTTCGCCCTGCTCGACGTCGGCGCCCCGAAGGCCGGTGACACCGTGGTGTTGTCAGGCGCGGCTGGCGCGGTGGGCAGCATTGCCGGGCAAATCGCCAAGATCAAAGGTTGCCGGGTGGTCGGCATCGCCGGCGGTGCGGATAAATGCCAGTTCCTGATCGATGAACTGGGATTCGACGGCGCTATCGACTACAAGAACGAAGACGTCATCGCCGGGCTCAAACGCGAATGCCCGAAAGGCGTCGACGTGTATTTCGATAACGTCGGTGGCGACATTCTCGACGCGGTGCTGAGCCGCTTGAACCTGAAGGCGCGGGTGGTGATCTGCGGCGCCATCAGCCAGTACAACAACAAGGAAGCGGTCAAAGGCCCGGCGAACTACCTGTCGCTGCTGGTCAATCGCGCGCGCATGGAAGGCTTTGTGGTGATGGACTACGCCGCACAGTTCGCCGCCGCCGGACAGGAAATGGCCGGCTGGATGGCCAAGGGGCAGCTCAAGAGCAAGGAAGACATCGTCGAAGGACTGGAAACGTTCCCGGAGACGCTGATGAAGTTGTTCAGCGGGGAGAATTTCGGGAAATTGGTGCTGAAGGTTTAA
- a CDS encoding response regulator translates to MHSTQAPLNDDQKAPGDDKRWSIRALIVDDDVPIRELMIDYLARFNIHASGVTDGAAMRLAMQAEHFDVVVLDLMLPGEDGLSLCRWLRAESDIPILMLTARCEPTDRIIGLELGADDYMAKPFEPRELVARIQTILRRVRDDRTEQRANIRFDNWRLNSVLRQLIAADGLVVPLSNAEFRLLWVFIERPRRVLSREQLLDAARGRSIEAFDRSIDLLVSRLRQKLGDDPKAPQLIKTVRGEGYLFDARDIG, encoded by the coding sequence ATGCACAGCACCCAAGCCCCCTTGAACGACGATCAAAAAGCGCCCGGCGACGACAAACGCTGGAGCATTCGCGCCCTGATCGTCGACGATGACGTCCCGATCCGCGAACTGATGATCGATTACCTGGCCCGGTTCAACATCCATGCCAGCGGCGTCACCGATGGCGCCGCCATGCGCCTGGCGATGCAAGCGGAACATTTTGATGTGGTGGTGCTCGACCTGATGCTGCCCGGCGAAGACGGTCTGTCGCTGTGCCGCTGGCTACGTGCCGAGTCAGACATCCCGATTCTGATGCTCACCGCCCGCTGCGAACCCACCGACCGGATCATCGGCCTGGAACTGGGTGCCGACGACTACATGGCCAAACCGTTCGAACCCCGGGAACTGGTGGCGCGCATCCAGACCATCCTGCGCCGGGTGCGTGACGACCGCACCGAACAACGGGCCAATATCCGTTTCGACAACTGGCGCTTGAACAGCGTGCTGCGCCAATTGATCGCGGCCGATGGCTTGGTCGTTCCGCTGTCCAACGCCGAGTTCCGCCTGTTGTGGGTGTTCATCGAACGCCCGCGCCGGGTCCTGAGCCGTGAACAGCTGCTGGACGCCGCTCGCGGCCGTTCGATCGAAGCCTTCGATCGCAGTATTGACCTGCTGGTGTCGCGACTGCGGCAAAAACTGGGCGACGATCCCAAAGCGCCGCAACTGATCAAGACCGTGCGCGGCGAGGGTTATCTGTTCGACGCCAGAGACATCGGCTGA
- a CDS encoding 2OG-Fe(II) oxygenase, which produces MMFDVERLDEACIKKLANEEVLAIRVKGWIPRPLAIQIGEKILAPGFEGYINAPSIGRIGMAFYEAENRPQLIEDYFERATRNIAELRNRCAPYACPVDTLRCMLDESWPAGAHLESLYGRKMYVGLSRVVKPDVCFLAHHDIFAKDAPDSFQARSLAAQFACNIYLSMPTAGGALQIWNHDVSPERFDEMRGDSYGIDPALLGTPTLEIRPEPGDFIMFNSRRMHSVTPGVADPRLSLSFFVGYRGNASPLTFWS; this is translated from the coding sequence ATGATGTTTGACGTCGAGCGTCTCGATGAGGCGTGCATAAAAAAACTGGCCAACGAAGAAGTCCTCGCCATCCGCGTCAAAGGCTGGATACCCCGGCCGCTGGCCATCCAGATCGGTGAAAAGATTCTCGCACCAGGCTTTGAAGGCTATATCAACGCACCGAGCATCGGACGCATCGGCATGGCGTTCTATGAAGCGGAAAACCGGCCGCAGTTGATCGAGGATTACTTTGAGCGGGCCACCCGCAACATCGCAGAGTTGCGCAACCGTTGCGCGCCCTATGCCTGCCCGGTCGACACGCTGCGTTGCATGCTCGACGAATCATGGCCAGCCGGCGCGCACCTGGAAAGCCTCTACGGCCGCAAGATGTACGTTGGCCTGTCGCGGGTGGTGAAACCAGACGTGTGCTTTCTGGCCCACCACGACATTTTCGCCAAGGACGCCCCCGACAGCTTTCAGGCCAGAAGCCTGGCAGCGCAGTTCGCCTGCAATATTTACCTGAGCATGCCCACTGCGGGTGGCGCGCTGCAGATATGGAACCACGATGTTTCCCCGGAGCGGTTCGACGAAATGCGCGGCGACAGCTATGGCATCGACCCTGCTCTTCTGGGCACGCCAACCCTGGAAATTCGCCCCGAGCCCGGGGATTTCATCATGTTCAACTCACGACGCATGCATTCAGTAACACCGGGCGTGGCGGATCCGCGTTTGAGCCTTTCATTCTTTGTCGGCTACCGCGGCAATGCTTCCCCCCTGACCTTTTGGAGTTGA